The DNA sequence CTAAGTATTTTACAGATATTACCTATAGTAAAATATGCAGATCCATTTAAGCTATTAGCAAATGAGATATCTCGAGTGTCTAAGATATCATTTGTAACTCCACAATTTAGCTTGTTTGTCTTATTACTATATTTAATTGTTCCACTTATTCTTTCGTTGAAGATTTTCGAAAAGAAAGATATTACAGTTTAATTGTTACATTGCCTTGGCAGCTACAACAACTAAATATGCACAAAATAGTTGCCAATATTATTCATGGTGTGGAGTACCTATTTTTAACATTGGTGTAAAAGGGATATACAATTCAGATGGCAATAAAAAGTTACTCAAACACATATTGCCTAACTTCCACGTTTATGTGGACTGCAAGTAATGAAACTTCATGTTGGACATATAAAGGAACATATAGTGGTAATTGTTATGCTCAAGCTAAATTTACTTTAGGCATAGTTAGCAGTGTGGTTACAATTGGACTTCAATCTACAACTGTTGGTATTTCTGCTACAGCAACACCATAGTTTGTTTTAGGAACTGCGATGAGCAGTTCCTAAAAAATTTTAAAATGTTAAGGATGGAGAGATAAACTTGGGAATTGTAATATCAGAAAATCTTACAAAAAAATTTAAAGATAAATTTGCAGTTAATAACCTAAGTTTTATTTTAGAAGAAGGCAAAATATATGGTATATTAGGGAAAAATGGAGCAGGTAAATCAACTTTATTAAAGTTATTGGTAGGTTTATATTTCCCTAACAGTGGTTCAATTAAAGTTTTTGGAAAACAGCCAGAAGCAGGTGATAAAAGAATAGGGTATCTGTCTGAAAATCTTGCAGCATATTTTAATTTGAGTGCTTATGATAATGTTGGTATTGTTTCTAAAATGTCAGGTATTAAAATGAACAAAAACCAGATATATAATATATTAGAAGAAGTTAACTTAGAAAATTTTGCTCATAAAAAAGTAAGTGATTTTTCATTAGGTATGAAAAGCGTTTACAATTAGCTCTTACAATTTTTATTGGACAGCATGAATTATTAATTTTAGATGAACCAACAAATGGTCTTGATATTAGTGGTATGTCTTGGTTTAAAGAAAAGGTTTCTGCTCTTAACAAAAAAGGAATAACAATTATTTTATCAAGTCATTCAGTGTCTTATTATTTTCATATTAAGATGCTTTATTTTCCTATTCAGTAGTAACATTGGTTAGAAAAACGAATATTGGTGTTATTATAGGAATTTTATTTCCAACATTATTAAATTATTTTTCAGCTTATATTACTATAATGAAAAAATATAGTATAAATAATTTCAAAATAGCCTTAATAAGATATGCATTTCTTAACATAGAAAAAGATAATCAGATTCAAATAGCATCTTTGGGGAACAATTTAGATGTAAATTTATGTATATTATCTATAATATTTTTAATAATAATACTCATTTTTTTTAATTTTATTATTAATAAATGTAGAAATATCAATTATTAGTTTTTGAGAATAGAATATATATATTTGAGGATGTGAGTAAATATGATAAAGAAAAATAAAATAATTTTATTATTAATTGTTATATTCTTTATAACATTAGTGATTATAGCACTTATTAATATATTACCATTTAACAATAATTTTAATAAAAATCAAATTGCCTTAAATGTAAGTTATAAAGATAAAAATCAAAGGTATATTAAAGATGTTTTTTTTGATTATAATGTATATAAAAGAGATGAAAGTAACTTTGATATTAACGTTACAAAAAATAAGCAGAGAATTACTTTCAAATGTGAAATTGATAGTAACAGTAAAATAATTATCTTTCTATTAAATACAAATAATAATATATTATATACTTGGAGATTTCAAAACATATTAGATACATACAAAGATTTAAATATAACACCAGGGATATATAAGCTTAGGATAGTATATTATCCTGGCCATGGTAAAGGTAAAATTGCTATTTTGGAGGAGTAGAATGTACAATTCAGTTAATGCAGAAATTAAAAAAATTGTTTCAAATAAA is a window from the Caldicellulosiruptoraceae bacterium PP1 genome containing:
- a CDS encoding ATP-binding cassette domain-containing protein, which gives rise to MGIVISENLTKKFKDKFAVNNLSFILEEGKIYGILGKNGAGKSTLLKLLVGLYFPNSGSIKVFGKQPEAGDKRIGYLSENLAAYFNLSAYDNVGIVSKMSGIKMNKNQIYNILEEVNLENFAHKKVSDFSLGMKSVYN